One Bradyrhizobium zhanjiangense DNA segment encodes these proteins:
- a CDS encoding DUF427 domain-containing protein, whose translation MKLPGPDHPITITQNPRRVRVTAGDIVIAETSKALTLKEAKYPAVQYVPREDTNMALLERTDRVTHCPYKGDANYYSVKTDGKTLDNAIWTYETPFPAMTEISGHLAFYPDKVKIEEVG comes from the coding sequence ATGAAGCTTCCAGGGCCCGACCATCCCATCACCATCACCCAAAATCCCCGGCGCGTCCGCGTCACGGCCGGCGACATCGTGATCGCCGAGACCAGCAAAGCGCTGACCTTGAAGGAGGCCAAATATCCGGCGGTGCAATATGTGCCACGGGAGGACACCAACATGGCCCTGCTCGAGCGCACCGACCGCGTCACCCATTGTCCGTACAAGGGCGATGCGAACTATTACAGCGTCAAAACCGACGGCAAGACGCTGGACAACGCGATCTGGACCTACGAGACGCCCTTCCCCGCGATGACGGAGATTTCCGGCCATCTGGCCTTCTATCCGGACAAGGTGAAGATCGAGGAAGTGGGGTAG
- a CDS encoding tripartite tricarboxylate transporter substrate binding protein BugD, whose protein sequence is MISFMLKRSLAALAALSFATVAFAQDYPKRPVTMIVPFAAGGTSDVIARTVAEQMGIALGQTIVIENVAGAGGSTALARASRAEPDGYTIAIGNAGTNAATYTIYPKLPFTPDSFVPIAMVAKTFGIIGVRKDFPAKDLKEFIAYAKANPGKINLGHAGVGSSNYLICKSFVTAAGIDATLVGYRGAAPALTDAVGSQIDGVCDAAASVSQAINEKLVKGLVVGSTVRLATLPDLPTSAEAGLPEFEAQGWNGLFAPKGTPPAVIAKLNAAARTAVETDAVKKRFADLSTVAPDPDEHTPEVLRKLVTRDVEKYRKMLADDAKQ, encoded by the coding sequence GTGATCTCGTTCATGCTGAAGCGGTCGCTCGCCGCGCTCGCGGCGCTGTCGTTCGCGACCGTTGCGTTCGCGCAGGATTATCCCAAACGTCCTGTTACCATGATCGTGCCGTTCGCGGCCGGCGGCACCTCGGACGTGATCGCGCGAACCGTCGCCGAGCAGATGGGCATCGCGCTCGGCCAGACCATCGTGATCGAGAACGTCGCCGGCGCCGGCGGTTCGACCGCGCTGGCACGCGCCTCTCGCGCCGAGCCCGACGGCTACACCATCGCGATCGGCAATGCCGGCACCAATGCCGCGACCTACACGATCTATCCAAAACTGCCGTTCACGCCGGACTCGTTCGTGCCGATCGCCATGGTCGCGAAGACGTTCGGCATCATCGGCGTGCGCAAGGATTTTCCGGCGAAGGACCTGAAGGAGTTCATCGCCTACGCCAAGGCCAATCCGGGCAAGATCAATCTCGGCCATGCCGGCGTCGGCTCGTCGAACTATTTGATCTGCAAGAGCTTCGTCACCGCCGCCGGGATCGACGCGACGCTGGTCGGCTATCGCGGCGCCGCGCCCGCGCTGACCGATGCGGTCGGCAGTCAGATCGACGGCGTCTGCGATGCGGCCGCCTCCGTCTCTCAGGCGATCAACGAGAAGCTGGTGAAGGGCCTCGTGGTCGGCTCCACCGTGCGGCTCGCGACGCTGCCGGATCTGCCGACGTCGGCCGAAGCCGGGCTGCCCGAGTTCGAGGCGCAGGGCTGGAACGGCCTGTTTGCGCCCAAGGGCACCCCGCCGGCCGTCATCGCCAAGCTCAACGCCGCCGCGCGCACGGCGGTGGAAACCGACGCGGTGAAGAAGCGCTTTGCCGACCTCTCGACCGTTGCGCCCGACCCCGACGAGCACACGCCCGAGGTGCTGCGAAAGCTCGTGACGCGCGACGTCGAGAAGTACCGGAAGATGCTGGCGGACGACGCCAAGCAATAG
- the purL gene encoding phosphoribosylformylglycinamidine synthase subunit PurL, whose protein sequence is MKNEPKITPELVAAHGLKPDEYERILKLIGREPTFTELGIFSAMWNEHCSYKSSRIHLRGLPTKAPWVIQGPGENAGVIDIGDGQAVVFKMESHNHPSYIEPYQGATTGVGGILRDVFTMGARPIACLNALSFGAPEHPKTRHLVSGVVAGVGGYGNSFGVPTVGGQVRFHTRYDGNILVNAMAVGLADADKIFYAAASGVNMPIVYLGSKTGRDGIHGASMASAEFDDKSEEKRPTVQVGDPFAEKLLLEACLEIMEKGCVIAIQDMGAAGLTCSAVEMGAKGDLGVDLDLDAVPTRETGMSAYEMMLSESQERMLMVLKPEKEKEAEAIFTKWGLDFAVVGYTTPSKRFVVKHGGDVMADLPIKELGDEAPVYDRPHVPSAALPIVHARDVATPIGLGAALEKLIGTPDMCSKRWVWEQYDHVILGNTMQRPGGDAAVVRVQDGPKGLALTVDVTPRYCEADPFEGGKQAVAEAWRNITAVGGKPLAITDNLNFGNPERPEIMGQFVGCLKGISEACRTLDFPVVSGNVSLYNETNGRAILPTPSIGGVGLLDDFTKSASLAFKAEGEAILLVGETHGWLGQSVYLRDICGREEGAPPPVDLAAEKRNGDCVRGMIHAGTATAVHDLSDGGLLIALAEMAMASGIGAKLLAAPTALVSQAYWFGEDQARYLVTVPETEAGRVLAKMRGCEVPCVRIGTTGGDAIAIAGEAPVAIDTLRKSFERWLPEYMGGKAA, encoded by the coding sequence ATGAAGAATGAACCCAAGATCACCCCCGAACTGGTTGCCGCCCACGGGCTCAAGCCCGACGAGTATGAGCGCATCCTCAAGCTGATCGGGCGGGAGCCGACCTTCACTGAACTCGGCATCTTTTCGGCGATGTGGAACGAGCATTGCTCGTACAAGTCGTCGCGTATCCATCTGCGCGGCCTGCCGACCAAGGCGCCCTGGGTGATCCAGGGCCCGGGCGAGAATGCCGGCGTAATCGACATCGGCGATGGCCAGGCCGTGGTCTTCAAGATGGAGAGCCACAACCACCCAAGCTACATCGAGCCCTATCAGGGCGCGACCACCGGCGTCGGTGGCATTTTGCGCGACGTCTTCACCATGGGCGCGCGCCCGATCGCTTGCCTCAATGCGCTGAGCTTCGGTGCGCCGGAACATCCCAAGACGCGGCACCTCGTCTCCGGCGTCGTTGCCGGCGTTGGTGGCTATGGCAATTCCTTCGGCGTGCCGACGGTCGGTGGCCAGGTGCGCTTCCACACCCGCTATGACGGCAACATACTCGTCAACGCGATGGCGGTCGGCCTCGCCGATGCCGACAAGATCTTCTATGCGGCCGCCTCCGGCGTGAACATGCCGATCGTCTATTTGGGCTCCAAGACCGGACGCGACGGCATTCACGGCGCCTCGATGGCGTCGGCCGAGTTCGACGACAAGTCCGAGGAGAAGCGCCCGACCGTGCAGGTCGGCGATCCCTTCGCCGAGAAGCTGCTGCTGGAAGCCTGCCTCGAGATCATGGAGAAGGGCTGCGTCATCGCGATCCAGGACATGGGCGCGGCGGGCCTGACCTGCTCGGCGGTCGAGATGGGCGCCAAGGGCGATCTCGGTGTCGATCTCGATCTTGATGCGGTGCCGACCCGCGAGACCGGCATGAGCGCCTACGAGATGATGCTCTCGGAGAGCCAGGAGCGCATGCTCATGGTGCTCAAGCCCGAGAAGGAAAAGGAAGCCGAGGCCATCTTCACGAAGTGGGGCCTCGATTTCGCCGTGGTCGGCTACACTACGCCGAGCAAGCGTTTCGTGGTCAAGCATGGCGGCGACGTCATGGCCGACCTGCCGATCAAGGAGCTCGGTGACGAGGCGCCGGTCTATGACCGCCCGCATGTCCCCTCCGCCGCGTTGCCGATCGTGCACGCCCGCGACGTTGCGACGCCGATAGGCCTCGGCGCGGCGCTGGAGAAGCTGATCGGCACGCCCGACATGTGCAGCAAGCGCTGGGTCTGGGAGCAGTACGACCACGTCATCCTCGGCAACACCATGCAGCGCCCCGGCGGCGATGCCGCCGTGGTGCGCGTGCAGGACGGGCCGAAGGGCCTGGCGCTGACCGTCGACGTCACGCCGCGCTATTGCGAGGCCGATCCGTTCGAGGGCGGCAAGCAGGCGGTGGCGGAAGCCTGGCGCAACATCACCGCGGTCGGCGGCAAGCCGCTGGCGATCACCGACAACCTCAATTTCGGCAACCCTGAAAGGCCCGAGATCATGGGGCAGTTCGTCGGCTGCCTGAAGGGTATCTCGGAAGCCTGCCGCACGCTCGACTTCCCGGTCGTCTCCGGCAACGTCTCGCTCTACAACGAGACCAACGGCCGTGCGATCCTGCCGACGCCCTCGATCGGCGGCGTCGGTCTGCTCGACGATTTCACCAAATCCGCTTCGCTCGCCTTCAAGGCCGAGGGCGAGGCTATCCTGCTCGTCGGCGAGACCCATGGCTGGCTCGGCCAGTCGGTTTACTTGCGCGACATCTGCGGCCGCGAGGAGGGCGCTCCGCCGCCGGTCGATCTCGCCGCGGAAAAGCGCAATGGCGATTGCGTGCGCGGCATGATCCATGCGGGCACTGCGACGGCCGTGCACGATCTCTCCGACGGCGGTCTCTTGATCGCGCTCGCCGAGATGGCGATGGCGAGCGGCATCGGCGCAAAATTGCTCGCCGCGCCGACCGCGCTTGTGTCGCAGGCCTATTGGTTCGGCGAGGACCAGGCACGCTATCTCGTCACTGTGCCGGAAACGGAGGCCGGCCGCGTGCTCGCCAAGATGCGCGGATGCGAGGTGCCCTGCGTGCGGATCGGCACCACCGGGGGCGATGCGATCGCCATCGCGGGCGAGGCGCCGGTGGCGATCGACACGCTGCGCAAGTCGTTCGAGCGCTGGCTGCCGGAGTATATGGGCGGGAAGGCGGCGTAA
- a CDS encoding BolA family protein has product MPMDAHDIEAMIKAAIPDAEVTIRDLAGDGDHYAATVISESFRGKSRVQQHQIVYQSLRGQMGGVLHALALQTGVPGGPGT; this is encoded by the coding sequence ATGCCCATGGACGCCCACGATATCGAGGCGATGATCAAGGCAGCAATCCCCGATGCCGAAGTGACCATCCGAGACCTCGCCGGCGATGGCGACCACTATGCTGCGACCGTGATCTCGGAATCCTTCCGCGGCAAATCCCGCGTCCAGCAGCACCAGATCGTCTATCAGTCCCTGCGCGGCCAGATGGGCGGCGTGCTGCATGCGCTGGCGCTGCAAACCGGGGTACCCGGCGGGCCGGGCACTTGA
- a CDS encoding acyltransferase family protein — protein MMTMSHSATIGAEAHAAPKAKTRNLSLDRARTFLTLVVLLHHAVIPYTYFGHTDPKFFFGFDMIVLATDSFFMAMFFFLSGLFAWSGIARKGPLNYLADRLLRLGLPFVICAFTIIPLAYYAISLRHHPEIGFSEYWWNMITKGPWPSGPIWFLWVLLGFDVVACILHRLSPTLLDPINRLSLHGRRRPAVFFAVMLAVTAAFYVPGLMYYGPGNWFEFGPFSVQHGRVMLYASYFFFGAGIGVANMDRGLLAADGRMAKVSWDWMVLTIIPYCLLWGLIFIKREILGNPSPLPNWYEGLYAICFAVFSVAIMFLILAFFQRFRQSGSAKLLDPMQSDAYGMFLVHYPIALWLQYWLFDYELPAIVKATIGFVLTVAFSWALTRALRQIPGATKVL, from the coding sequence ATGATGACGATGTCACATTCGGCGACGATCGGCGCAGAGGCACATGCCGCACCCAAGGCCAAGACGCGCAATTTGTCGCTCGATCGTGCCCGTACCTTCCTGACGCTGGTGGTGCTGCTGCACCATGCCGTCATCCCCTATACTTACTTCGGTCATACCGACCCGAAATTCTTCTTCGGCTTCGACATGATCGTGCTCGCCACCGACAGCTTCTTCATGGCGATGTTCTTCTTCCTGTCGGGCTTGTTTGCGTGGTCGGGCATCGCCCGCAAGGGACCGCTGAACTATTTGGCCGATCGCCTGCTTCGGCTTGGCCTGCCGTTCGTGATCTGCGCATTCACGATCATTCCGCTCGCCTATTACGCCATCTCGCTCAGACACCATCCCGAGATCGGCTTTTCGGAATATTGGTGGAATATGATCACGAAGGGCCCGTGGCCGAGCGGGCCGATCTGGTTCCTTTGGGTCCTGCTCGGATTCGACGTGGTCGCCTGCATATTGCATCGGCTGTCACCCACCCTGCTCGATCCGATCAACCGCCTCTCGCTGCACGGTCGCCGTCGGCCCGCCGTGTTCTTCGCGGTCATGCTTGCCGTCACCGCAGCGTTCTATGTTCCCGGGCTGATGTATTATGGTCCAGGCAACTGGTTCGAGTTCGGGCCGTTCTCGGTGCAGCACGGGCGTGTGATGCTCTATGCGAGCTACTTCTTTTTCGGTGCCGGCATTGGCGTCGCGAATATGGATCGCGGCCTGCTCGCGGCAGACGGCCGGATGGCGAAGGTCAGCTGGGACTGGATGGTCTTGACGATCATTCCGTATTGCCTGCTCTGGGGGCTGATCTTCATCAAGCGCGAAATACTGGGAAATCCGTCGCCGCTGCCGAACTGGTATGAGGGGCTCTATGCCATCTGCTTCGCTGTCTTCAGCGTGGCTATCATGTTTTTAATCCTGGCCTTTTTCCAGAGGTTCAGACAATCAGGCTCAGCAAAGCTACTCGATCCGATGCAGTCGGACGCCTACGGCATGTTTTTGGTGCACTACCCGATCGCGCTTTGGCTGCAATACTGGCTGTTTGATTATGAGCTGCCAGCGATCGTCAAGGCGACGATCGGGTTCGTGCTGACAGTCGCGTTCAGTTGGGCGCTAACGCGCGCCTTGCGCCAGATCCCCGGGGCAACGAAGGTGCTGTGA
- a CDS encoding DMT family transporter has protein sequence MPQSTSEAGRAMASASTPSPSMAATGARNWRDYALLFALACCWSSTYPLAKLALDTIPPITFIAARSLIAAAFLFAILWMRGVTIPTDAKAWKLFATQQLINSTFPFLIITWSQQYVPASNTVVLASTTPIFAFLITSLITRHEPATLLKLAGAILGLAGTILIVGLDALRGFGSEIVAEIAILLATISFACATIFGLRLSDYDPMVVAAGSLLFGGIILLPPSLVIDQPWTLHPTPTAIIATIVMGIVSSALGLMLFYVCLARLGTLTTNAQGYLRIPIGVGLSVLLLGENVPSNLALGLLLVMAGVAAMTVPAERLKLR, from the coding sequence GTGCCGCAGAGCACATCTGAGGCGGGTCGCGCGATGGCGTCCGCATCAACGCCGTCGCCGTCCATGGCCGCCACCGGCGCGCGCAACTGGCGCGACTATGCGTTGCTGTTCGCGCTCGCCTGCTGCTGGAGCTCGACCTATCCGCTGGCCAAGCTGGCGCTGGACACGATTCCGCCCATCACCTTCATCGCGGCGCGCTCGCTGATCGCGGCCGCGTTCCTGTTCGCGATCCTGTGGATGCGCGGCGTCACGATCCCGACCGACGCCAAGGCCTGGAAGCTGTTCGCGACCCAGCAATTGATCAACTCGACCTTCCCCTTCCTGATCATCACCTGGTCGCAGCAATACGTGCCGGCATCGAACACGGTGGTGCTGGCGTCGACGACGCCGATCTTCGCCTTCCTCATCACCTCGCTGATCACACGGCACGAACCGGCAACGCTGCTCAAGCTCGCGGGCGCGATCCTGGGCCTTGCCGGCACGATTCTCATCGTCGGCCTCGATGCGCTACGCGGCTTTGGCAGCGAGATCGTCGCGGAGATCGCGATCTTGCTCGCCACCATCTCCTTTGCCTGCGCCACGATCTTCGGCCTCAGGCTGTCCGACTACGACCCGATGGTGGTGGCGGCGGGCTCGTTGCTGTTCGGCGGCATCATCCTGCTGCCGCCCTCGCTTGTCATCGATCAGCCCTGGACGCTGCACCCGACGCCGACCGCGATCATCGCCACCATCGTCATGGGCATCGTGTCGAGCGCATTGGGCTTGATGCTGTTCTACGTCTGCCTCGCCCGGCTCGGCACGCTGACCACCAACGCGCAAGGCTATTTGCGCATCCCGATCGGCGTCGGCCTCTCCGTGCTGCTGCTCGGCGAGAACGTGCCGTCGAACCTGGCGCTGGGGCTGCTGCTGGTCATGGCCGGCGTTGCGGCCATGACAGTGCCGGCGGAGCGGCTGAAGCTACGATAG
- a CDS encoding PaaI family thioesterase — protein sequence MHELTKAPAPRRPDLHVATEGEFKGWRTWIRDSFESHVGPFWHRIEADGGVRSAFRVEKKHLNGSGNVHGGCYMAFADYSLFAIATHVLDSRAVTTNFACEFLDAAREGELIECTGEVSRAGGSLIFLRGKMMSGERLLLTFSGTIKRMKRKPQPQPNA from the coding sequence TTGCACGAATTGACCAAAGCGCCCGCTCCCCGCCGCCCCGACCTCCATGTCGCCACCGAGGGAGAATTTAAGGGCTGGCGGACCTGGATTCGGGACAGTTTTGAGTCCCATGTCGGCCCCTTCTGGCACCGGATCGAGGCGGACGGCGGCGTCCGCAGCGCCTTCCGGGTCGAAAAGAAGCACCTCAACGGCTCCGGCAACGTCCATGGCGGCTGCTACATGGCCTTTGCCGACTACTCCCTGTTCGCGATCGCCACCCACGTCCTGGACAGCCGGGCGGTGACGACCAACTTTGCCTGCGAATTCCTCGACGCGGCGCGGGAGGGCGAGCTGATCGAATGCACCGGCGAGGTCAGCCGCGCCGGCGGCTCGCTGATCTTCCTGCGCGGCAAGATGATGTCCGGCGAGCGGCTGCTGCTCACCTTTTCCGGCACGATCAAGCGGATGAAGCGGAAGCCGCAGCCCCAGCCAAACGCATAG
- a CDS encoding low temperature requirement protein A has protein sequence MAAENPRGAMFRVIGPNQHSRVTNAELFFDLVFVFAVTQVSHTLLHHFTPLGAVHVAVLFLAVWWVWVYTAWVTNWLNPELTPVRILLFAMMLGGLVLSTTIPTAFEGRGLWFAIAYATMQVGRTAFWLFATPHHRTAVRHNAIRILTWLSISAVLWIAGGLSEGDTRLWLWIAAVTWEYISPAARFWVPKLGFSSVEAWAVEGAHMAERCSLFVIIALGEAIVVNGATFAELTWSADNILAFVSALVGAIAMWWVYFHKGAEAGSERISKSTESGRLARLAYTYLHMPIVAGIILTAVSDELVLKHPTGHSDLRTIVSTIGGPLVFLVGAILFKHAIRGFLQLSHGIGIILLLVLSWFASELSPLWLSVATTVIMIVVAVWESVSLGAATEE, from the coding sequence ATGGCTGCGGAGAATCCGCGCGGCGCGATGTTTCGCGTCATCGGTCCGAACCAGCACAGCCGTGTCACCAATGCCGAGCTGTTCTTCGACCTCGTCTTCGTCTTTGCCGTCACACAAGTTTCGCACACGCTGCTGCACCATTTTACGCCGCTCGGCGCGGTGCATGTCGCGGTGCTGTTTCTCGCGGTATGGTGGGTGTGGGTCTACACCGCCTGGGTCACCAACTGGCTCAATCCCGAGCTGACGCCGGTCCGCATCCTGCTGTTTGCGATGATGCTCGGCGGCCTTGTGCTGTCGACCACGATTCCGACCGCCTTCGAGGGGAGGGGTCTGTGGTTTGCGATCGCCTATGCGACCATGCAGGTGGGGCGTACCGCGTTCTGGCTGTTCGCGACCCCGCATCACCGCACCGCGGTGCGGCACAACGCGATTCGCATCCTGACCTGGCTCTCGATCTCCGCGGTGCTGTGGATCGCAGGCGGCCTCTCCGAGGGTGATACGCGGCTATGGCTGTGGATCGCGGCGGTGACCTGGGAGTACATCTCCCCGGCGGCGCGCTTCTGGGTTCCGAAGCTGGGCTTCTCGTCGGTCGAGGCCTGGGCCGTCGAAGGCGCGCACATGGCCGAGCGCTGCTCTCTGTTCGTCATCATCGCGCTCGGCGAGGCCATCGTCGTCAACGGCGCCACTTTTGCCGAGCTGACGTGGAGCGCGGACAACATCCTCGCCTTCGTCTCGGCGCTGGTCGGCGCCATCGCGATGTGGTGGGTCTATTTCCACAAGGGGGCCGAGGCCGGCTCCGAGCGCATCTCGAAGTCCACCGAATCCGGCCGGCTGGCGCGGCTCGCCTACACCTATCTGCACATGCCGATCGTCGCCGGCATCATCCTGACCGCGGTCTCGGACGAACTGGTGCTGAAGCATCCCACCGGCCATTCCGACCTGCGGACCATCGTGAGCACGATCGGTGGTCCCTTGGTGTTCCTGGTCGGCGCCATCCTGTTCAAGCACGCGATCCGCGGCTTCCTCCAGCTCTCGCACGGCATCGGCATCATCCTGCTGCTGGTGCTGAGCTGGTTCGCGTCGGAGCTATCGCCGCTCTGGCTTTCGGTCGCAACGACCGTGATCATGATCGTCGTGGCGGTGTGGGAGTCGGTGTCGCTGGGAGCGGCAACCGAGGAGTAG
- the purQ gene encoding phosphoribosylformylglycinamidine synthase subunit PurQ yields the protein MKAAILVFPGINRDRDMARALRLISGSEPAMVWHAETSLPAGTDLVVVPGGFSYGDYLRCGAIAARAPVMDAVRDYAAKGGLVLGVCNGFQILCESGLLPGVLMRNARLKFICHDVHLRVERSDTPFTRGYNAGQVIRVPVAHGEGNYEADEETIKRLEGEGRVLYRYCSAEGVVDETHNINGAAHSIAGIVNDKGNVLGMMPHPENHVEDIMGCTDGRGLFAGLVQHLEKAA from the coding sequence ATGAAAGCCGCCATCCTCGTCTTTCCCGGAATCAATCGCGACCGCGACATGGCGCGTGCCTTGAGGCTGATCTCCGGCAGCGAGCCCGCAATGGTGTGGCACGCCGAGACCTCGCTGCCTGCCGGCACCGACCTCGTGGTGGTGCCGGGTGGCTTCTCCTATGGCGATTACCTGCGCTGCGGCGCGATTGCGGCGCGGGCGCCGGTGATGGACGCGGTGCGCGACTATGCGGCCAAGGGCGGCCTCGTGCTCGGCGTCTGCAACGGTTTCCAGATCCTCTGCGAGTCCGGCCTGTTGCCGGGCGTCCTGATGCGCAATGCGCGGCTGAAATTCATCTGCCACGACGTGCATCTGCGGGTCGAGCGTTCCGACACGCCGTTCACCCGCGGCTACAATGCCGGGCAGGTGATCCGCGTGCCCGTCGCCCACGGCGAGGGCAATTACGAGGCGGATGAAGAGACCATCAAGCGGCTCGAAGGCGAGGGGCGGGTGCTCTATCGCTACTGTTCTGCCGAGGGCGTGGTTGATGAGACCCATAACATCAACGGCGCGGCGCATTCGATCGCCGGCATCGTCAACGACAAGGGCAACGTGCTCGGCATGATGCCGCATCCTGAAAACCACGTCGAAGACATCATGGGCTGCACCGACGGCCGCGGCCTGTTCGCCGGCCTGGTCCAGCATCTGGAAAAAGCCGCGTGA
- a CDS encoding magnesium and cobalt transport protein CorA produces the protein MNIPSLSASPSEPVPTEGVVAAGAYVDGRRVANIAISEASSWRAKPGHVVWIGLHEPDMALLGAVQKQFDLHELAIEDANHAHQRPKIEQYGEALFIVARTAQLVEGRIAFGETHIFVGDGYLVSVRHGASTSYTPVRERCESCPRALARGEDYILYAILDFIVDNYSPVLESIHEEIEEIEDDVLAHAITKAQIERLYMLRRDLLRLRNAIGPLVEVCRRLEHDELSMVRQAMQPLFRDVTDHVRNIQERIDSMREVLAFAFEASLLVGQAQETAVSKKLASWLAIIAIPTALAGIYGMNFKHMPELEWEYGYYMLLGVMLTACGALYWRFRRAGWL, from the coding sequence ATGAATATCCCGTCGCTGTCCGCATCCCCCTCCGAGCCGGTGCCCACCGAGGGCGTCGTCGCTGCCGGCGCCTATGTCGACGGCCGGCGCGTCGCCAATATCGCCATCAGCGAGGCCTCGAGCTGGCGGGCCAAGCCCGGCCATGTGGTCTGGATCGGCCTGCACGAGCCGGACATGGCGCTGCTCGGCGCGGTGCAGAAGCAGTTCGATTTGCACGAGCTCGCGATCGAGGACGCCAACCACGCCCATCAGCGGCCCAAGATCGAGCAGTACGGCGAGGCTCTGTTCATCGTTGCGCGCACCGCGCAACTGGTCGAAGGCCGGATCGCCTTCGGCGAAACGCACATTTTCGTTGGCGATGGCTATCTGGTCTCGGTGCGCCACGGCGCTTCGACATCCTACACACCGGTGCGCGAACGCTGCGAAAGCTGCCCGCGGGCGCTCGCCCGCGGCGAGGACTACATCCTGTACGCCATTCTCGATTTCATCGTCGACAATTACTCGCCCGTGCTGGAGAGCATTCACGAGGAGATCGAGGAGATCGAGGACGACGTGCTCGCGCACGCGATCACCAAGGCGCAGATCGAGCGGCTCTATATGCTGCGCCGCGACCTCCTGCGGCTCCGCAACGCAATCGGACCGCTGGTGGAGGTCTGCCGCCGGCTGGAGCATGACGAGCTGTCGATGGTGCGGCAGGCCATGCAGCCACTGTTCCGCGACGTCACCGACCACGTCCGCAACATCCAGGAGCGGATCGATTCCATGCGCGAGGTGCTGGCCTTTGCCTTCGAGGCGAGCCTGCTGGTCGGCCAGGCTCAGGAGACGGCGGTGTCCAAGAAGCTCGCTTCCTGGCTCGCGATCATCGCGATCCCGACCGCACTCGCCGGCATCTACGGCATGAACTTCAAGCACATGCCGGAGCTGGAATGGGAGTACGGCTATTACATGCTGCTCGGCGTGATGCTGACGGCATGCGGCGCGCTGTACTGGCGATTCCGTCGTGCAGGGTGGCTGTAA
- the purS gene encoding phosphoribosylformylglycinamidine synthase subunit PurS, giving the protein MKARVTVTLKTGILDPQGKAIEGALKSLGVDGVASVRQGKVFDIELAGADKTKAEAVLKEAADKLLANTVIENYRVEIV; this is encoded by the coding sequence GTGAAGGCACGTGTCACCGTTACCCTGAAGACGGGCATCCTCGATCCGCAAGGCAAGGCCATCGAAGGCGCGCTGAAGTCGCTCGGCGTCGACGGCGTCGCCAGCGTCCGCCAGGGCAAGGTGTTCGACATCGAGCTCGCCGGCGCCGACAAGACCAAGGCGGAAGCCGTGCTGAAGGAAGCCGCTGACAAGCTGCTGGCGAACACCGTGATCGAGAATTATCGGGTCGAGATCGTCTAA
- a CDS encoding DUF1328 domain-containing protein — translation MTILKWALIFLLVSIVAGVLGFTGISAASADIARFLFYVFVVIFLVLLILGLTIFRA, via the coding sequence ATGACGATCCTGAAGTGGGCGCTGATCTTCTTACTCGTTTCGATCGTGGCCGGTGTGCTCGGCTTCACCGGCATTTCGGCCGCCTCCGCCGATATCGCCCGCTTCCTGTTCTACGTCTTCGTCGTGATCTTCCTGGTGCTGCTGATCCTGGGGCTCACGATCTTCAGGGCTTAG